AATGTTTGCTGCTGTTCCATTGTGTATAGTGGGTTAAATTTTATaattagttgtttttgttgagaaAATTTGATATAGTGaataaaagtgttttatatAATATTAAACCACCCTTTAACACAAACCTGCCAATTTTATCCTTTTCAGGATATCCATGCTGTTTGACGAGCATCTTGAATTCTGATTGAACCCACAGAGCAGAACAATGAAGGCGACCAGAGTTAAATAAAAGCATCACAAGTTGAATTTGGTGCCATCAAGTGACACAATTTGGAGCTGGACGGCCGCCATTAAACCAGTTTGTTCTCCGAGCTCCTGTATGTCTCCAAACATAAAACTAACACTTCATTGAATCAGTGCAGTAGAACTTCCAGTTCTTAAGTGGAAATTAGATTCAAAGAAAACAGTTCAggttttaaagttttataaaTGATAATACACTTTAGTATGAAATGTCCCTTTAATACCACTGGACAGTTTGATAAGCCACAGTAGGAACAGAAAAgttttatgaataaatgaataactgTGTAAAATGTTGTGATTTTTCTAACACATTCACTGTATCCATCCaagttattttaatttcacagctgTAATTGTAAAAGTGCTTCTTGTGTGAGTGAGGAAATTCCCTCCTTAcctcagatttctttttcttgccaGCCTTTTTCTAGAAGTAAAATGCAACATAATGAGTGACTGTTGAGGTGCCTGGAAAGGTAAGAAAATGACCTAAATCAACAGAAAGAAGCGccttacttttctttttgttggttcAAGCACCTGATAAGGATCAGGGTTGTCCAGTTTCTCGAGCTCCTGGATAGAAAATATGAACtagtaaataaacacaatcaaacagtGAACCATCAGCTGTGTACGACGGCTTCCTCACCTGGTAAACGGGCTCATTTACTTCCTATTTATTCAgaagaaacagatgaaaaatgaattgaaatgaggCCAAAACGCATTCAGACATGTTTATGTGTTCTCATGCATGATGTTTCATATCAGCTGGCAGttagaaaggaaaaataaagatatcaAAGGAAGGGAGACTTACAGGTTTACCAACAGGCTCAGATGATATCTGTGAAATctagacaaaaacaaagaaataaatacaaataaaatgaatacattacattttgtgtttgcaaataATTATTGAAATGTTGAGAAACTGCCAACAAGCACTCAGTtgtgtctttaaataaaaacttggACAGCAAACGtgttccagttttattttagatgATAATATGTaggacattttctttgattgaTTGCTTAATAACATAACAGAAATAACTTgctgatgaaaataatgaattagtGTCAAACCTAAACTTTCTGACTTTATCATATGTAAATATACGTTGATGAGGTTTATTCGGTAACTCTGAAGGCTtttctctcaccttctctctgaAGAAGAACGCCGTGACAATGAGGCAGTAGACAATCAGAAACCCGTCCAGGAAATAGCAGATGATCGGTTCGGCAAAATAAGAATCTACAGAACAATCAAAACGTGGAACATTTAACACATAAATTCATACCTGAGTATATTTTTATGAAGTACTTCAATGTTTCACTTTTGTGACAGTGTACTGAACTATGTTGGGGCGGAAATCCTCTTTTAGCCCTCCAGTTTCAATGAAAGGaatttaattcatcttcaaagAGGGAAACTGGGTGTTCTAAGAAgaagttacatttttaaatgacataaaaaaaaagaaagaaaataattaaacaaatggGATTATtcacattgtttgtgtgtcaataGTTTGAATTGTATCCCGTAATTGTTCAAATTCTAATTCTTCAATCTGAAACTCCAAAatctttaaatatctttttcttccagttttGACTTTTAACTATAAATTATTTACTCACAATAAATGTTTAATAGATTATTTATGGGTAATAAATAACAAGCTTTGCATGATTTGTGGTGAtttctgtaattaaaatgtccttatagctgcttctgtctgttttaCATACTACTGCTGATAAATGCTAAGCAGGGGGATGTAAagtatttcatattattttaccTGTTCTATATAAAGTGATTTGACTGCTTCATTTTGACTCTATGtgggaaaagataaaaatagatggtcactttgtgtgtgtgtatctgtcacACAGTTCACTCAGGATATTCTTTAACACcttgaaatggaaaatgtagCAACTTAGTACATCACTGGATTACACAAGACCcttgaaacaggaaataaatatcTGCAGCTCAGCAAGTGAGGTGACTTCCTGTCAGTGTGACTGGCCGCGCTGAGGTTTTTCTCGAGGCTCATCTCACACTGTGGCTGGAAAATAGTTTGACTTTGATCTTAGTCTGAAATTTAGAACTTTGTGTTCCCTCTGTAACTGAATCAACAGTTAAATCTACCTCTCTGATCCAAACTGAGTTTggttctgatttttttttttttttttttttttttcatgtctgaaAATAATTAACTTGGATCTTGGAGGTTCGAACAACGTTTGATTGTACAGTTTGCTTTTGGGAATGAAAGGAATATATTCCCATTTTGGGAATTACACATTAGACAAGTCTGCAGTCAGTTAGCAGCAAGATTGATTCCTGTGTTTTGGTATGAATGAAATAGATTAGATTTAATGCATTGGTCACAAGCTGACTGCAGCTTCACGTGATATCAgttttcttctctcactcttttaGAAAATGCATTTCCCAAAATTTCAAACAATTCTTTGAACCTCAGTTTGCAGACAAGGAGCCAAATGTCATTCAAACCTACAAAAATCTCATTTGAATTCGACTGGAGACCCTCAATTTACCACCATCACCAAGAAATCAGGCTGAAGTGCTCATAAGATGGTGCAGAAAACGTCCCAGGATCTTTTAACTTGATTGCATAGTTACATTTAAGGATGTTTTCTAATCAATAGTCAGGAGCTGTTGCTGCATCAGTCTCATGGACATAATGAACGCTTGTTGTGACATTTCCCTTCACGGAGCGAGACAGGACGTGATCGATTGGTTTGACTAAATCAGTGTTGAAAAGGCTGCAAATGAACATGCaagacaaactgaaataaaaacgccaaaataatacatttttgccCGTGACACTGAGCGTTCGCTCATGACAACGTATTTTCCTGTGacagttttgatgttttatctCCTTTCACTATAATTTGCGTGGAAAGTGAGCCTTGGAGATCCACCTATAGTGTTTTCAGATGCAGTACTGTGTCTGcagggggatttttttttttttttgtaataccTTCATCACGATGAATCTGAATGAAATATACAATTGGACCTTTAAGCAGTTTTCATCACTTCGAAAATATCCCCCCCGCCTCTCTTGACAAACTCgaagtaaaacataaaagagaCAGGGGAACATCAAATACTCGAAATACGAATTTTTTGCTCAAAAACAACTTCTCAATTAaactcagagaaagaaaatatctaactctgatgtttctgctttgagttatagtcacatatttatttactgaaagaATAAAGTAACCAAACTGCTTCTGCGGAattgaaaacatgtttatatttgtttgatGCATTTTTGTGCGTTTAACAGACAACAAGCTTACtagtatttctgtttgtttcctgttttccaaCGTAGACAAATGTTCTTCTATCACTGAgtagaaaatggaaatgatctttcatgtttaatattttcctGAGCCAGAAATAGCTCTACCTTTTCCACGTGATAATGTTCTCCCACCTAGAGATGTTATTTCATTACAAAGAGACTAAACAGATGATGCAAAGTCTATGAAAAGAGACGAGCGCAACAGAAATTCAAGATGTTGGCGGCCGGCGGTCCGAAAAACACCAAAGGTCTCTGAATCAGGGAGGATGGAAACTGCCTCACAATCAGTCTCtttacacacattcatttacaaAACCAGCCGCATTTCACGGCTTTCCTTCTTCACTTCACTTATTcctgaattttttattttgtttcacttaCCAGTTGCAGAAGCAGGATTGAGGAGCACAAACAGCATCAACACACCTGTCTGCAGCTTgtccatgtctctgtctgtctgtaaatgtaattctgtgtctgtttctttctttctatctttctctTCTGGCTGTTTTTTAATTGCCTCAATCTGACTCCTCTCTCAGTCTGATCAGAGGAAGCGGCTGAACTGACAGCCTGTCAGTGGACTAAGATTTGGCTGTGTGAACTTCAAAGTGTTGTGCAGCCTTCACACCCACGCACCGAGTGTGTCGTGGTTCTTCAAGACCTGCTCTGCACAGTTTTAGCATCAATACATGAAGTATATTTAAGTGTTGCTTCAAGTttgaacattaaatattttttaagagTATTATCATGAAACACTGGATACATTAAAGTGTTACCAAAGTAAACACTTCCTGccttacaaaaataaaaataaattaaataaacaaataataataataatagttagGAGAGACAAACTTTTTGGTCAGCAGTTAATGAGAGAAATGGGAAATAGTTCATGAAGACTGATTTGGCAATTTTAGCTGCAAACAGTGTGCTTTAGTAAATATATGTTGAAAAGGTCAAACGACGAGTTTGCCTCGTGATACAGaaaagtcagtgtgtgtctgtgtgtgtgtgtgttgggggggggacTTCTGACATATGTGATCTCTGCAGCTTTCTAAAGTTTTTTGTCTGGCTTTAGTTGCACAATTGCAACTAAAGGTTCAACTAGAGGAAACTATTGAACCGGCAGGCCGATAGCCGAGGCCGGGTTTGATTGTGCAAAGAGCCGACTTTGACACAAGTGTGATGAATTTTCCACGCCTTCTGAGGTCTGACCTCACTGACCTTTAATCCGACACCTAGCTGAACCCATCTGGACCCTGCGTGAAACTAAATGATATATATTCAGTTgaatatacataaataatgcCAATCCTGTGTCTGATATGTAAAAAACAGCtgttaaataaatccaaaaatatgCTGACTTATCCTTCAGAGCGGACGAGAATCAAGTACAAATGATACGGCCCGTGTCCATATTTTGTTTGTAGATGGCCGATGTGAGAGGACATTTGTTATTTGCGATGCGGACTCTCACCTACACATTTGTCTACATGTGAGGTATATGCACCAGTAAATCCATTTCAGTGGATCCATTTCAGTGAAAGAATGTTTCCATTCCACAACTGTTCTGATTTAAATCCCTGATTTTAAGGCTCAAGGGAAGCCTCACGTCTGGTTTTCCAGGGGCTGACCAATTCCACTCCTACTTGGTTTGATGAACCGTTGAGACCTTGTTTTTGCTTAAACCcaaatgttgcatttatttatttatttattttttgttcaaaaGGAGGACCCTGGACTTTGTCCTCCAAGTTGTACAATGTAATTAGGTCTCCTCGTGACCAGTATGTACAGATTATGATTACATCGACCAGCAACTTTGGGTCCTGACGAGAGGAATAGAAGATTAAAAATACCTGCATCATTATGTGGAAATACCAGTATATTAAAGGTCATTACTTAAGATAAAGTACTATCAGTTATATTCTACTGACCACTTGGCCTCTGTTAGCTTTCTTATCATATGTGACCTTATCTTACTGATGGCCTTTCACTCTTTTCAACATGAAATCTTTGTATAGGTTATTAGTTcagaataatatttatttatttatttattgtttagttTCTGACGCGAAATGCAAATATTAACTAATAACAGCTGCCGTTAAAATGTagtgcagaaacacagaggtaCTAATGAATTGAAAACAGCCAAATAAAGTAAAGTAgagtatttattattattgttatttagtgccacgggctataagcacagagggcactacttctacacagtagaagtagtggcctctgtgcatagcacgaggcactacttaatcttctccatacttattattattcttcttaatattattattattccgtcacattttcggcagttaatgcgggtcgtaccgcttgacgtagccctacaatatatatatcaaaacgtgcggctcgatcgggacaagtgtgctaagttctgggtagtcgatattcccatttttcccaaagttattcccaaaaaaccagcaaaaattctccataggaatgaatggggtttggagaaaaatcgcctccgaatttcacctattttctcagtcgcgtagctcagtcatacgtgcgcctagaaatgtcattcaaacgtcaaaacggaggaaatcttgtgctctttccagaacatcaaacctttttctcctaaaccgtacggttttcgaactacgagcgttcaaaggagcagtccgattcactttttcctccaagttagagtggagaggctcgttaactagagtgagagcactgtgaaaaattcacccacattttcatttttaactcgagctcacggccaaaccgtgaaagggaggcaaatgattttttgggaaaacgtagacacaggtcttgggattcagaaaatctaagttggagagctctactcctcaccaaatttacacaggagcgctcagagcgccagcaacacctgcttttgccccaattgactgcaatgcaaatcaaggtttcactaaaaacaatttcactctgacttcgcactgtccctacacgctcattttaaggacttttcaaatcaaacaaagactgctggaatccccagactcttctgcctctcacggtgttttcgcttttgggaacggagctacggtttgctcgcaatttgaagtagttcgggaggtggtcaaaagccaattttggaagagttttggagggagtctgagctctgaccagactgaattctcaaatcaccgtggcaaccgcaggtccctcagcacaggtctgtgtgaagctgttgctgtggattgaacccacctcactttggagcctcgctgcttcgtcatactttgtcacagaaacgccgttcaaagtttaaacggctcagaagaccttgacctctgaccttgaacactcacacatatacacagacacacacagagacacatataaacagacacacacagagacacaatcgcacatatacacagacagaaatagagagatatagacgcacgctcacacatatacacagacacacacagagacacgcgctcacacatatacagagac
This portion of the Echeneis naucrates chromosome 21, fEcheNa1.1, whole genome shotgun sequence genome encodes:
- the LOC115061592 gene encoding T-cell surface glycoprotein CD3 zeta chain-like — its product is MDKLQTGVLMLFVLLNPASATDSYFAEPIICYFLDGFLIVYCLIVTAFFFREKISQISSEPVGKPEVNEPVYQELEKLDNPDPYQVLEPTKRKKKAGKKKKSESAQPEEDKDPYESLTSTSPRPPQTPR